A single Populus nigra chromosome 13, ddPopNigr1.1, whole genome shotgun sequence DNA region contains:
- the LOC133670466 gene encoding glycerophosphodiester phosphodiesterase GDPD1, chloroplastic-like produces the protein MALKAVHVSDVPNLDHVPDNASLSLYSTRLSKGVEMNRAATFKMPKFMVAGHRGNGMNVLQSTDGRMKEIKENSIMSFNSAAKHPIDFIEFDVQVTKDDCPVIFHDNFILSEDNGTIFEKRVTELCLSEFLCFGPQKEGRAGKSLLRKTKEGKILEWNVEKDDSLCTLQDAFQQVESSLGFNIELKFDDHIVYQQDYLIRVLQAILQVVFDHGKDRPVIFSSFQPDAALLVRKLQSTFPVYFLTNGGTEIFYDARRNSLEEAIKVCLEGGLQGIVSEVKGVFRNPGAVNKIKDAKLSLLTFGKLNNVSEAVYMQHLMGIDGVIVDLVQEITEAVSDLIRPSKMGEAESLAEGDGEMEVKSKPQFSQMELSFLLKLIPELIQL, from the exons ATGGCTCTTAAAGCTGTTCATGTCTCTGATGTACCCAATCTTGACCATGTCCCTGACAAtgcctctctttctctctactcAACTCGTCTCTCCAAAG GAGTTGAGATGAATAGAGCAGCTACGTTCAAGATGCCAAAGTTTATGGTGGCTGGACATAGAGGGAATGGAATGAATGTATTGCAATCAACAGATGGTAGGATGAAAGAGATTAAAGAGAACTCCATTATGTCTTTTAATAGCGCTGCCAAACACCCCATTGATTTCATCGAATTTGATGTTCAG GTGACAAAAGATGACTGCCCAgtcattttccatgacaacTTCATCCTCTCTGAAGATAAT GGCACTATTTTTGAGAAGAGGGTGACAGAACTCTGCCTATCTGAATTCCTATGCTTCGGACCCCAAAAAGAAGGAAGGGCTGGCAAATCTTTACTCAGGAAAactaaagaaggaaaaatactGGAATGGAATGTAGAGAAAGATGACTCCTTATGCACCTTGCAAGATGCATTTCAACAAGTGGAGTCCTCACTTGGctttaacattgaattaaaatttgatgaCCACATTGTCTACCAGCAAGATTATCTCATTCGTGTTCTTCAAGCCATCTTGCAG GTGGTATTTGATCATGGTAAGGATAGGCCTGTTATTTTCTCATCATTCCAACCTGATGCAGCATTGCTTGTCAGAAAACTGCAGAGCACCTTCCCT GTTTACTTTTTGACAAATGGGGGTACTGAGATTTTCTATGATGCAAGGAGAAATTCCTTGGAGGAGGCTATAAAGGTGTGCTTGGAGGGTGGTTTGCAGGGGATTGTATCGGAGGTCAAAGGGGTTTTTAGAAATCCTGGGGCAGTGAACAAGATCAAGGATGCAAAGCTTTCTCTTCTAACTTTCGGAAAACTGAA TAATGTATCAGAAGCTGTTTACATGCAACATTTAATGGGTATAGATGGAGTGATAGTTGATCTGGTTCAAGAAATTACTGAAGCGGTATCTGATTTGATAAGGCCATCTAAGATGGGAGAAGCAGAGAGTCTAGCAGAAGGGGATGGAGAGATGGAAGTAAAATCAAAGCCTCAATTCTCACAGATGGagctttcatttcttttaaagcTCATCCCAGAATTGATACAGCTTTAG